ATGAtaccatgtgtgtttgtgtcagaatGGTAACGTTTTTGTGACAGATTTTTCATCAATAACACTCTCCGTCTCCCCTCACCCCAGAGAGCCAAAATGTTCCCGAAGGGCACGAAGCGCAAGTTTTCTGACTCCGGGGATGAACCTGCGGCAGGCGGTGAGGATGTAAACCAGCCGAGTTCGGTGGCCGTAAGGATGCTGTCATCTTACAGCCTGCAGCGACAGTCCTTGCTGGACATGTCCCTAATCAAGCTGCAGCTGTGCCACATGCTGGTGGAGCCCAACCTGTGCCGTTCAGTGCTGATTGCCAACACGGTGAGGCAGATTCAGGAGGAGATGACCCAGGACGGCACCTGGCAGATCATGACCCAGGCCCTGAGTGCTGCCAACGCTGCTGCCCAGTGCTCTGCAGACCGCCTGGTGGCCACCGAGGTGCTTTGTCGGCAGACCGAGGCAACCCAGGGGGAGCAGGTACTCAAGCCCTTCCCAGCGGTGGGGTCAGAGGGTTGCCCtgcagaggaggaggtggtagtgGAGGGCGAGGGGGGGGTGACCATGTCCACGGTTTCCCCCCAAGCCCCAACCTCCTACCTGCCAGGCACCTTTGGCATGGACCCCTGTTGGGAAGAGGAAAATGgtgaagatgaggaggaagatgaggacagTGAGGAGTGTGGGTCTGGTTCGGAGGAGGGAGACAGTGACAGGCTTGTGGAGGACTCCAGGACAGCAGAGCAGGTCTTTGGCACGTTTGAGATCAAAAACCCTGCGCCCAGCCCTGACCCTGCCCTGGAGGAACTGTTTTCAGATGTGGATGCGTCCTACTACGACCTTGACACGGTGCTGACAGGCATGCAGAGTGCGCCTAAGATGGGGCCCTACGACCTCCTGGAGAGCCTGTCCTCCCATGGGCCCTCACCCCTCAGCTCTAGCACCAGCTGCCGATCAGACCTCAATGAACTGGACCACATCATGGAGATCATAGTGGGCTCCTGAGAAACAACACATTCCCATTCTTACAGACTTGGAGACTCTTTACAGACAATGCACATGGTGCGTACATGGATATCGTGTTATTATTATACATTCAGACGTTGAGGGtttatgaaatcaataacttaTTCAGTGTTACCACATGCAGGTGTGCATCTGTTAGTGGGCAGAGATTACAGCATATACCATTATGATTTTTCTTATTTACATACTTTTCTATGTTTCCTTTTATCATACAATCTATTTTTCCAGTTTTGTTTTAATTTATTGTTATGTATGGACTGAAGAACAATGTCATTACACTACACAAGAATAGAGACCGGAACATCCAAACCTTTGAAGCAATGTATATTTTCCTAAAGACTAAAACAAATATTAGTGAAATAGATGTATATTGTACGTATATATGtatattgaaatatattttttgcaacATACAGTTTGGGAAATGTACCAGTATGACTacatctaaccccccccccccccccccctcctatttTTAATCTGACAGAGATTTTGAAATGTTAATGTAGCCTGATTCGACCAGTCTTCCTATGGTTTGGAATCAAGTCTCAAGACAGGGACCGTCCTGCTTTTTCAGgcacattttttttcttcccccGCTTGATTTGAATCCATCTCTTACAACCTAGACTAGATTTGTTCAAGTATTAACAGAAACTCTTGCTTGATATCAGCATTAAGAAGCCATATTTTCTGATATTTGTGTTATTACAAATTGAGAATAATGGGTTGACCCATTAAGTTATtactttttaatttatttaatttattaaaTAGACACAAACATGCAAAGTTGCTTTTAACTGAATCGTGTAGACCCATGTGATATATTTTATATATCACAAGGGTctacccaaccccccccccccccactttttttttttcttctcaaaaaTAACTATGGGCCTGGGTTTACTATTCACTATGCAGTTCATTTGTGAAATGATATTTTGTACA
This genomic stretch from Oncorhynchus kisutch isolate 150728-3 linkage group LG7, Okis_V2, whole genome shotgun sequence harbors:
- the LOC109894421 gene encoding cell division cycle-associated protein 4-like, translating into MFPKGTKRKFSDSGDEPAAGGEDVNQPSSVAVRMLSSYSLQRQSLLDMSLIKLQLCHMLVEPNLCRSVLIANTVRQIQEEMTQDGTWQIMTQALSAANAAAQCSADRLVATEVLCRQTEATQGEQVLKPFPAVGSEGCPAEEEVVVEGEGGVTMSTVSPQAPTSYLPGTFGMDPCWEEENGEDEEEDEDSEECGSGSEEGDSDRLVEDSRTAEQVFGTFEIKNPAPSPDPALEELFSDVDASYYDLDTVLTGMQSAPKMGPYDLLESLSSHGPSPLSSSTSCRSDLNELDHIMEIIVGS